The Megalobrama amblycephala isolate DHTTF-2021 linkage group LG16, ASM1881202v1, whole genome shotgun sequence genome includes the window GTGAGGTCATCTGCAGTCAGTGTCCAATCGGATCAGAGGGTGTGGCTTCAGAAAAATGTCACCGATGCGAAGGTGAGGTTGCGTGATGTTGTCTGcagccagcagccaatcagatcagAGGGCGTGGCTTCAGAAGAATGTCACCGATGCGAAGGTTGTCTGCTGACAGTGTTCCAATTAGATCAGTGGGTGTGGCTTCAGAAGAATTTATCATCAATGCGAAAGTGAGGTCGTGTGACGTCGTCTGGGTTGATGAAAACGGAGATGGACTTCCCAGGATTCTCTGTGACCAGCTGCTGGAGTTTCTTCGCAAGCCGGTCGTCCGGTTGCTGATCGCCTCCTGGGTCCGACAGCGGCGACGGCAGGTTTGAGCTTCCTCCGCGCCACTGAAGCTCAAGTGTGAGCCGCGAGGCGGCTTTTGCGTGCTCGATTGCGCTCCGCAAGTGCTCCGCTGGGTCGGAGCGTACGGACGACAACTTGCGTGCATGCAGCATGGCCGTGTCGTCGCTGAGGTGCTCTAGcatgttgcattgtgggatgaAGTAATTAGGGCAGGTCTTATTCACCAAGCAATGCTGCAAGTCGTCGATCAAACCAAGCAGGAAGTGCGCGGCATAGTCTTCCTGCGCCAAGTACGTATGCGGTAGGCGGTCGCAGGCCCAAAGCATAAGCGAACGCAGGTGGTACGGGCTGATAGCTTTGGGTCGAGACAGCAGCTTAATAATCAGAGCTTTACAAGCCTGGTACGCCTGCATCAGACTCGCAGAGATGCACTTCTTCAGCTGCACCTCGCTGCGCGCAAACGACAAACGCCATTCGTTTTCCTTCTGGCCTGTAGAAGAGCATGCAGGCAGCAAATAAAACCCACTGATCACTTCCTCCTCTGTGATTTTCCCATCCCAAAAATGGTTTTCCATCAGCCAGCTTTGGGCCACCGCAGGCCAACCCTTGAACGACACCACTGGGACCACATCGTACAACATCCGGCTGCCTCCGACGCCCAAGATGATGGAGATAACTGTCGCATTGCGCTCAACCTTCTCGACCCTTGGAACACCGCGCTGCGGCTTCTTCTGAATCTCCGCCAAAACCATACTAATGGATTCGTAGAACCAATCGGCCACCAGCGTGGGCGAGAAAAAGTAGTTAGTTGCACCGTTAACGTGGTCGACCACAGTGCAACAGTCCTTCCACTTGTTGATGGTTCCCTCGTCAAACAGTCGCAGGCTGAGCCAGGAGTGGCAGAGCGCCGAGTGACGCATGTCCAACGTGACCGGCTGGTTTCGGTCGTGGAGTTTGAGCGCGGGAACCAGCAGCGTGAAGTCCATGTCGTAATCCGCTCCCCTCGCATACACCGTCAACTCGTCCAGATCCATGTCGACCACACCCTCCCTCACCCCGCCGGACAACAGCAGGTACTCATTGGCAACCGGAAGCTTCTGGTCCAACTTCTGCACCATGCCTGAAAACAGAAATGACATCATTAGAGAGGGACAAATGCTGTCTTTGGCCCTGTCCAATTGGAACCTTAAGCCCTTGCAATCTTCATCCGAGTCCACACTTTCGTGACGTAATGCCACTTTGACTGTCGGGTAGAAGTCTGCTGCGGGCTTGGCAAAAGTGAGCATTGAGGGAGCATATTGGCCGCAAAGAGAGCGCTAGCAAGTGCCCTTCTGAAACATtaaatgacaaatgggacactCTATGGTCTTGTAGACTTAATGGACACACAAACATGGCGGCCATTGTAAGTccgtaagtccacaagaccacaagtgccatttgggacagg containing:
- the LOC125248853 gene encoding nucleotidyltransferase MB21D2; translation: MAAPALSSRAGSAGNSPTATPNSTKHVPQPPELDFRSGTRIEELNRLIAEFSKHEQREYDDQRALEIHTAKDFIFSMLGMVQKLDQKLPVANEYLLLSGGVREGVVDMDLDELTVYARGADYDMDFTLLVPALKLHDRNQPVTLDMRHSALCHSWLSLRLFDEGTINKWKDCCTVVDHVNGATNYFFSPTLVADWFYESISMVLAEIQKKPQRGVPRVEKVERNATVISIILGVGGSRMLYDVVPVVSFKGWPAVAQSWLMENHFWDGKITEEEVISGFYLLPACSSTGQKENEWRLSFARSEVQLKKCISASLMQAYQACKALIIKLLSRPKAISPYHLRSLMLWACDRLPHTYLAQEDYAAHFLLGLIDDLQHCLVNKTCPNYFIPQCNMLEHLSDDTAMLHARKLSSVRSDPAEHLRSAIEHAKAASRLTLELQWRGGSSNLPSPLSDPGGDQQPDDRLAKKLQQLVTENPGKSISVFINPDDVTRPHFRIDDKFF